One Prolixibacteraceae bacterium DNA segment encodes these proteins:
- a CDS encoding T9SS type A sorting domain-containing protein yields MKQKLLLTTSILIMLMLFSSSLFAETTAAAAYAGGDGTSTDPYQIATLAQLRRLSETTADWSKHFIQTADIDAKETNTWNVGDADKNETTPDVFMGFYPIGDSNFNSPCREAIPFTGNYQGNGYTIDNLYIYRPKENFVGLFGSVNRYSNKIQHLAVTNANITGNHKVGIIAGESRFTKISNCYTTGEVAGNNNTGGLVGWCGYAENCYSTASVNSDSYKKGSLGTAYAGTNLDYHTHCYYQSTTGEKDSYDKSYGFPRTAMQMGVISQYTNWDIEIDNTLTKGAPPILKKGTTKWVMNPSETINLTLNIMCEGVAVPNAAIEYFGTYTSDETGQVTIEVLPNSSVSYKIMASGYQLSEGNIELLNEDITKTIILTKSFDGGEGTLEDPFQIHTLDQLRNLSENYLDWDKCFIQTANIDATETNKWNEGDADKNETTPDVFMGFYPIGDSNINSPCREAIPFTGNYQGNGYTIDNLYIYRPKENFVGLFGSVNNRSNKIQHLAVTNANITGNDNVGIIAGESIETEISNCYTTGEVAGNNNTGGLVGWCGYAENCYSTASVNSDSYKKGSLGVAYWKTNLDNHTNCYYQSTTGEKDPYKESYGFPRTAMQMGVISQYTNWDIEIDNTLTKGAPPILKKGTTKWVMNPSETINLTLNIMCEGVAVSNAIIECLGTHSSDETGQVIVPVLTNSSVSYKIMTSGYQLSEGNIELLNDEVTKTITLTKSFDGGEGTLEDPFQIHTLDQLRNLSENYWDWDKCFIQTADIDASATNTWNMGDADKNETTPDVAMGFYPIGDSDSNFPCREAIPFTGNYQGNGYTIDNLYIYRPQENFVGLFGSVNNRSNKIQHLAVTNANITGNRRVGIIAGESISTRISDCYTTGTVVGNYNTGGLVGKCGYAENCYSTATVNSSSNQKGSLGVAVWEANLDNHTNCYYQSTTGEKDPSSQSYGEPLTELQMRTESSFINWDFVEETTNGEESIWAISPAENSGYPYLARGRSVVNLALKRVKTTFKVGQQFPLTSISGVSNETTPILAYRLHNGETPNSWSSDAPTQTGVYDVKVDVVATEHFLADEVILEEAWTITKGNPTISFNNIKEKTFGDSDFDLTATTNGDGTIKYVSSNNEVATINGNTVTIVGAGTVNITASCDATKNCYAATDVVQELVVNKAVSTITFNDIDEKTFGDADFDLTATINGDGTIKYVSSNSEVATIIGNTVTIVGAGTANITASCDATTNYLAATTTQALVVNKAVSTITFNDIDEKTFGDANFDLTATTNGDGIIKHVSSNNEVATINGNTVTIVGAGTANITASCDATTNYLAATTTQALVVNSAVSTITFNEIDEKTFGDADFDLTATTNGDGTIKYVSSNSKVATVIGNTVTIVGAGTANITASSDATTNYLAATNVVQELVVNKAASTITFNEIDEKTFGDPDFDLTATTNGDGTIKYVSSNSKVATVIGNTVTIVGAGTANITASSDATTNYLAATNVVQELVVNKAASTITFNEIDEKTFGDPDFDLTATTNGDATIKYVSSNSEVATINGNTVTIVGAGAAKISACCDATTNYLAATDVVQELVVNKAVSTITFNDIDEKTFGDANFDLTATTNGDGIIKHVSSNNEVATINGNTVTIVGAGTANITASCDATTNYLAATTTQALVVNKAVSTITFNDIDEKTFGDANFDLTATTNGDGIIKHVSSNNEVATINGNTVTIVGAGTANITASCDATTNYLAATTTQALVVNSAVSTITFNEIDEKTFGDADFDLTATTNGDGTIKYVSSNSEVATVIGNTVTIVGAGTANITASCDATTNYLAATNVVQELVVNKAASTITFNEIDEKTFGDPDFDLTATTNGDGTVTFASSNSEVATINGNTVTIVGAGTANITASCDATTNYLAATTTQALVVNSAVSTITFNEIDEKTFGDPDFDLTATTNGDATIKYVSSNSEVATINGNTVTIVGAGTANITASCDATTNYLAATTTQALVVNKAVSTINFNEIDEKTFGDADFDLTATTNGDGTIKYVSSNSEVATINGNTVTIVGAGTANITASCDATTNYLAATTTQALVVNKAVSTINFNEIDEKTFGDANFDLTATTDGDGIIKYVSSNNEVATINDNTVTIVGAGTANITASCDATTNYLAATDVVQELVVNKAVSTITFNEIDEKTFNDADFDLTATTNGDGTVTFASSNSEVATIIGKTLTIVGAGTANISASCDATSNYLAATTTQALVVNKASSTITFNDIDVKTFGDANFDLTATTNGDATIKYVSSNSEVATINGNTVTIVGAGTANISACCDATKNCCAAKSVVRKLVVRKGKGDITWDIANSSIQKNIEDKPFDLSKAWSNIEEAIIVYTSSNEEVVSVIDNTVTIVGLGTATITAKATAKNYNDATATLQVVVTKATSTPKTEKSNFILYPNPATDFITIEGDAKDDITIFSITGVKMKIVYNKGRIDVRDLPRGIYLVKYHNEIYKMVLK; encoded by the coding sequence ATGAAACAAAAATTACTTTTAACTACCTCAATTCTAATTATGCTGATGCTATTTTCTAGCTCCCTGTTCGCAGAGACGACGGCAGCAGCAGCCTACGCTGGAGGGGATGGTACTAGTACAGACCCTTATCAGATTGCGACACTAGCCCAGCTACGTCGTCTCTCTGAAACAACAGCAGACTGGAGCAAACACTTTATCCAAACGGCAGATATAGATGCCAAAGAGACCAACACATGGAATGTGGGAGATGCGGATAAGAATGAAACGACACCTGATGTTTTTATGGGGTTTTATCCGATAGGGGATTCTAATTTTAATTCTCCATGCAGAGAAGCGATACCATTTACAGGAAACTACCAAGGAAATGGTTATACCATTGACAATCTTTATATTTATAGACCAAAGGAGAATTTTGTAGGGTTATTTGGCTCTGTCAATCGTTATTCAAACAAAATCCAGCACCTCGCTGTAACCAATGCAAATATAACTGGCAATCATAAAGTTGGTATTATTGCAGGAGAATCTAGATTTACTAAAATATCAAACTGTTATACTACAGGAGAAGTCGCGGGAAATAACAATACAGGAGGACTTGTAGGTTGGTGTGGTTATGCAGAAAACTGTTACAGCACTGCATCAGTAAATAGCGATTCTTACAAAAAAGGATCATTAGGAACTGCTTATGCTGGGACAAATTTAGACTATCATACCCATTGTTACTACCAAAGTACAACGGGAGAGAAAGATTCTTATGATAAAAGTTATGGATTTCCAAGAACTGCAATGCAGATGGGCGTGATCTCTCAATATACAAATTGGGATATTGAAATAGACAACACATTAACAAAAGGGGCGCCTCCTATACTCAAAAAGGGGACTACCAAATGGGTGATGAATCCATCAGAGACGATTAACCTAACTCTTAACATTATGTGTGAAGGAGTTGCTGTTCCTAATGCCGCCATAGAGTATTTTGGAACATACACCTCTGATGAGACAGGACAAGTAACAATAGAAGTCCTTCCTAATAGTTCTGTGAGCTACAAAATAATGGCTTCTGGATACCAACTATCAGAGGGTAACATAGAGCTTTTAAACGAGGATATTACCAAAACAATCATTTTAACCAAATCTTTTGATGGTGGAGAGGGTACTTTAGAAGATCCATTTCAAATTCATACTTTAGACCAACTACGTAATCTATCAGAAAACTATTTAGATTGGGATAAATGTTTTATCCAAACGGCAAATATCGATGCCACAGAGACCAACAAATGGAATGAGGGGGATGCAGATAAGAATGAAACGACACCTGATGTTTTTATGGGGTTTTATCCGATAGGGGATTCTAATATTAATTCTCCATGCAGAGAAGCGATACCATTTACAGGAAACTACCAAGGAAATGGTTATACCATTGACAATCTTTATATTTATAGACCAAAGGAGAATTTTGTAGGATTATTTGGCTCTGTGAATAATAGATCAAACAAAATCCAGCACCTCGCTGTAACCAATGCAAATATTACAGGTAACGATAATGTTGGTATTATTGCAGGAGAATCTATAGAGACTGAAATATCAAACTGTTATACTACAGGAGAAGTCGCGGGAAATAACAATACAGGAGGACTTGTAGGTTGGTGTGGTTATGCAGAAAACTGTTACAGCACTGCATCAGTAAATAGCGATTCTTACAAAAAAGGATCATTAGGAGTTGCTTATTGGAAGACAAATTTAGACAATCATACCAATTGTTACTACCAAAGCACAACGGGAGAGAAAGATCCTTATAAGGAAAGTTATGGATTTCCAAGAACTGCAATGCAGATGGGCGTGATCTCTCAATATACAAATTGGGATATTGAAATAGACAACACATTAACCAAAGGGGCTCCTCCTATACTCAAAAAAGGGACTACCAAATGGGTGATGAATCCATCAGAGACGATTAACCTTACTCTTAACATTATGTGTGAAGGAGTTGCTGTTTCTAATGCTATCATAGAGTGCTTAGGAACACACTCCTCTGATGAGACAGGACAAGTAATAGTACCAGTCCTTACGAATAGTTCTGTGAGCTACAAAATAATGACTTCTGGATACCAGTTATCAGAGGGTAACATAGAGCTTCTAAACGATGAGGTTACCAAAACAATCACTTTAACCAAATCTTTTGATGGTGGAGAGGGCACTTTAGAAGATCCATTTCAAATTCATACTTTAGACCAACTACGTAATCTATCAGAAAACTATTGGGATTGGGATAAATGTTTTATACAAACGGCAGATATCGATGCGTCTGCCACTAATACTTGGAATATGGGAGATGCGGATAAGAATGAAACGACACCTGATGTTGCTATGGGATTTTATCCGATAGGGGATTCTGATTCTAATTTTCCATGCAGAGAAGCGATACCATTTACAGGAAACTATCAAGGAAATGGTTATACCATTGACAATCTTTATATTTATAGACCACAGGAGAATTTTGTAGGGTTATTTGGCTCTGTGAATAATAGATCAAACAAAATCCAGCACCTCGCTGTAACCAATGCAAATATAACGGGTAATCGAAGAGTTGGCATTATTGCAGGAGAATCTATATCTACTAGGATATCAGACTGTTACACTACAGGAACAGTTGTCGGAAACTACAATACAGGAGGACTTGTAGGTAAATGTGGTTATGCAGAAAACTGTTATAGTACTGCAACAGTAAATAGCTCTTCTAACCAAAAAGGATCATTAGGAGTTGCTGTTTGGGAGGCAAATTTAGACAATCATACCAATTGTTACTACCAAAGTACAACGGGAGAAAAAGATCCAAGTTCCCAAAGTTATGGAGAGCCATTAACCGAGCTTCAGATGAGGACAGAGAGCAGTTTTATCAACTGGGACTTCGTAGAAGAGACCACAAATGGTGAAGAGAGTATCTGGGCAATATCTCCAGCAGAAAATAGTGGATATCCATATCTCGCACGTGGCAGATCTGTCGTGAACCTGGCGCTGAAAAGAGTAAAGACTACTTTTAAAGTGGGACAACAGTTTCCTTTAACTTCGATCTCTGGTGTTTCGAACGAGACGACCCCCATACTCGCCTACAGGTTGCATAATGGGGAGACACCAAACAGCTGGAGTAGTGATGCTCCTACTCAGACAGGAGTCTACGATGTGAAGGTCGATGTGGTGGCAACAGAACATTTTCTTGCTGATGAAGTTATTCTTGAAGAAGCTTGGACTATAACTAAAGGAAATCCAACGATCTCCTTCAACAACATCAAAGAGAAGACGTTTGGTGATTCTGACTTTGATCTTACAGCGACCACCAATGGTGACGGAACGATAAAATATGTTTCAAGCAACAACGAGGTGGCAACCATCAATGGCAATACCGTGACCATCGTAGGTGCTGGAACTGTAAACATCACGGCGTCTTGTGATGCGACAAAAAATTGTTATGCAGCAACAGATGTGGTTCAAGAATTGGTAGTTAATAAAGCAGTATCAACAATTACCTTCAACGACATCGATGAGAAGACGTTTGGCGATGCTGACTTTGACTTGACAGCGACTATCAATGGCGACGGAACGATAAAATATGTTTCAAGCAATAGCGAGGTGGCAACCATCATTGGAAATACCGTGACCATCGTAGGTGCTGGAACTGCAAACATCACGGCGTCTTGTGATGCGACAACGAACTATCTGGCAGCAACAACAACGCAAGCATTGGTCGTAAATAAAGCGGTATCTACAATTACCTTCAACGACATCGATGAGAAGACGTTTGGTGATGCAAACTTTGACCTGACAGCAACTACCAATGGAGACGGAATTATAAAACATGTCTCTAGCAACAATGAGGTGGCAACCATCAATGGGAATACCGTGACCATCGTAGGTGCTGGAACTGCAAACATCACGGCGTCTTGTGATGCGACAACAAACTATCTGGCAGCAACAACAACGCAAGCATTGGTAGTAAATAGTGCTGTATCAACAATTACCTTTAACGAAATCGATGAGAAGACATTTGGGGATGCAGACTTTGACCTTACAGCGACCACCAATGGAGACGGAACGATAAAATATGTCTCAAGCAACAGCAAGGTGGCAACCGTCATTGGAAATACCGTGACCATAGTAGGTGCTGGAACTGCAAACATCACGGCGTCTTCTGATGCGACAACGAACTATCTGGCAGCAACAAATGTGGTTCAAGAGTTGGTAGTAAATAAAGCAGCATCAACAATTACCTTCAACGAAATCGATGAGAAGACATTTGGTGATCCTGACTTTGACCTTACAGCGACCACCAATGGAGACGGAACGATAAAATATGTCTCAAGCAACAGCAAGGTGGCAACCGTCATTGGAAATACCGTGACCATAGTAGGTGCTGGAACTGCAAACATCACGGCGTCTTCTGATGCGACAACGAACTATCTGGCAGCAACAAATGTGGTTCAAGAGTTGGTAGTAAATAAAGCAGCATCAACAATTACCTTCAACGAAATCGATGAGAAGACATTTGGTGATCCTGACTTTGACCTTACAGCGACCACCAATGGAGACGCAACGATAAAATATGTTTCAAGCAACAGCGAGGTGGCAACCATCAATGGCAATACCGTGACCATCGTAGGTGCTGGAGCTGCAAAGATTTCTGCTTGTTGTGATGCGACGACAAATTATTTGGCAGCAACGGATGTAGTTCAAGAGTTGGTAGTAAATAAAGCGGTATCTACAATTACCTTCAACGACATCGATGAGAAGACGTTTGGTGATGCAAACTTTGACCTGACAGCAACTACCAATGGAGACGGAATTATAAAACATGTCTCTAGCAACAATGAGGTGGCAACCATCAATGGGAATACCGTGACCATCGTAGGTGCTGGAACTGCAAACATCACGGCGTCTTGTGATGCGACAACAAACTATCTGGCAGCAACAACAACGCAAGCATTGGTCGTAAATAAAGCGGTATCTACAATTACCTTCAACGACATCGATGAGAAGACGTTTGGTGATGCAAACTTTGACCTGACAGCAACTACCAATGGAGACGGAATTATAAAACATGTCTCTAGCAACAATGAGGTGGCAACCATCAATGGCAATACCGTGACCATCGTAGGTGCAGGAACTGCAAACATCACGGCGTCTTGTGATGCGACAACAAACTATCTGGCAGCAACAACAACGCAAGCATTGGTAGTAAATAGTGCTGTATCAACAATTACCTTTAACGAAATCGATGAGAAGACATTTGGGGATGCAGACTTTGACTTGACAGCGACTACCAATGGCGACGGAACGATAAAATATGTTTCAAGCAATAGCGAGGTGGCAACCGTCATTGGAAATACCGTGACCATAGTAGGTGCTGGAACTGCAAACATCACAGCGTCTTGTGATGCGACAACCAATTATTTGGCAGCAACAAATGTGGTTCAAGAGTTGGTAGTAAATAAAGCAGCATCAACAATTACCTTCAACGAAATCGATGAGAAGACATTTGGTGATCCTGACTTTGACCTTACAGCGACCACCAATGGAGACGGAACAGTAACATTTGCCTCAAGCAACAGCGAGGTGGCAACCATCAATGGGAATACCGTGACCATCGTAGGTGCTGGAACTGCAAACATCACAGCGTCTTGTGATGCGACAACGAACTATCTGGCAGCAACAACAACGCAAGCATTGGTCGTAAATAGTGCTGTATCAACAATTACCTTTAACGAAATCGATGAGAAGACATTTGGTGATCCTGACTTTGACCTTACAGCGACCACCAATGGAGACGCAACGATAAAATATGTTTCAAGCAACAGCGAGGTGGCAACCATCAATGGCAATACCGTGACCATCGTAGGTGCAGGAACTGCAAACATCACGGCGTCTTGTGATGCGACAACAAACTATCTGGCAGCAACAACAACGCAAGCATTGGTAGTAAATAAAGCGGTATCAACGATCAATTTCAACGAAATCGATGAGAAGACGTTTGGCGATGCTGACTTTGACTTGACAGCGACTACCAATGGCGACGGAACGATAAAATATGTTTCAAGCAATAGCGAGGTGGCAACCATCAATGGCAATACCGTGACCATCGTAGGTGCTGGAACTGCAAACATCACGGCGTCTTGTGATGCGACGACAAATTATTTGGCAGCAACAACAACGCAAGCATTGGTAGTAAATAAAGCTGTATCAACGATCAATTTCAACGAAATCGATGAGAAGACGTTTGGTGATGCAAACTTTGATCTTACAGCGACCACTGATGGCGACGGAATTATAAAATATGTCTCTAGCAACAATGAGGTGGCAACCATCAATGACAATACCGTGACCATCGTAGGTGCTGGAACTGCAAACATCACGGCGTCTTGTGATGCGACAACCAATTATTTGGCAGCAACGGATGTGGTTCAAGAGTTGGTCGTAAATAAAGCGGTATCAACGATTACCTTCAACGAAATCGATGAGAAGACGTTTAATGATGCAGACTTTGATCTGACAGCGACCACCAATGGAGACGGAACAGTAACATTTGCCTCAAGCAATAGCGAGGTGGCAACCATCATTGGAAAGACCTTAACCATCGTTGGTGCAGGAACTGCAAACATCTCTGCATCTTGTGATGCGACATCGAACTATCTGGCAGCAACAACAACGCAAGCATTGGTAGTAAATAAAGCATCATCAACAATTACCTTCAACGACATTGATGTGAAGACGTTTGGTGATGCAAACTTTGACCTTACAGCGACCACCAATGGAGACGCAACGATAAAATATGTTTCAAGCAACAGCGAGGTGGCAACCATCAATGGCAATACCGTGACCATCGTAGGTGCAGGAACTGCAAACATCTCTGCTTGTTGTGACGCTACTAAAAACTGTTGTGCTGCAAAGAGTGTGGTAAGAAAACTTGTCGTAAGAAAAGGCAAGGGGGATATTACATGGGATATCGCAAATTCCTCCATCCAAAAGAACATCGAAGATAAGCCATTCGATCTCTCGAAAGCATGGTCTAACATAGAAGAGGCGATTATCGTATACACTTCAAGCAACGAAGAGGTAGTATCTGTTATTGACAACACCGTAACCATCGTAGGTTTGGGAACTGCAACTATCACAGCAAAAGCAACGGCCAAAAACTATAATGATGCAACTGCTACATTACAGGTGGTGGTGACCAAAGCGACTTCAACACCTAAGACAGAGAAGTCTAATTTCATCCTATACCCTAATCCAGCAACGGATTTTATTACCATAGAGGGGGATGCGAAAGATGATATCACCATATTCTCAATCACAGGTGTCAAGATGAAGATTGTTTACAATAAAGGAAGAATAGATGTGAGAGATCTTCCTCGAGGAATCTATTTGGTGAAATACCATAATGAAATATATAAGATGGTATTAAAATAA
- a CDS encoding transposase: MNKILTKQIQNKLSLYFCKLNSHLTKPELRCTREITTGILKTGSVIINQIATAIGDSIDKQQTTKRLRNHYNKKGFFLKLLRGHMDCVSDTIHEGDYILFDGSDIQKKYAKTMEGLDFVKDGDEKNKVGLGYWLMNVVHIDKANKMTPLYNKLYSFDHGAKSENNEAIEALKEVDNAISKNVTCVFDRGFDRQIIKDYVVSQQNNFIIRLKKNTKLIYKGKETTVSTIGKKIPFFMELTANKRGKNKSKKINFECGAVKVKYRIKQREFELWLVATKRKSGGKCWLLTNSPKHTITEVISEAFQAYGFRWKIEEYHRHIKSSYDLENIQIKKFDGLQCMLAILTIAMGILYNTLESMHLRLLLDSKIKILDKNKVSELRNFIYYKISTIIKILLANVYTKHIIQSKQTQVDVGQMRLNLDF, translated from the coding sequence ATGAACAAGATACTTACAAAACAAATACAGAACAAGCTAAGTCTATATTTTTGTAAATTAAATAGTCATTTAACCAAACCAGAATTACGTTGTACACGTGAGATAACAACAGGTATTCTTAAGACAGGGTCTGTTATTATCAATCAAATAGCAACAGCTATAGGTGATTCTATAGACAAACAACAAACGACCAAAAGGCTTCGAAATCATTACAATAAAAAAGGTTTCTTTTTAAAACTTCTTAGAGGCCATATGGATTGTGTGTCAGATACAATTCATGAAGGAGACTACATTCTATTTGATGGATCAGATATTCAAAAGAAATATGCTAAGACCATGGAAGGTCTGGATTTTGTAAAAGATGGAGATGAGAAAAATAAGGTTGGATTAGGTTATTGGCTTATGAATGTTGTACATATTGATAAGGCCAATAAGATGACACCTTTGTATAATAAGCTGTACAGTTTCGATCATGGAGCCAAGAGTGAAAATAATGAAGCAATCGAAGCATTAAAAGAAGTAGATAATGCTATTTCAAAGAATGTAACTTGTGTGTTTGATCGAGGATTTGATCGTCAGATTATTAAGGATTATGTTGTTAGTCAACAAAATAACTTCATAATCAGATTGAAAAAGAATACCAAATTAATATACAAAGGCAAAGAAACTACTGTATCTACAATTGGGAAAAAGATTCCATTCTTCATGGAATTAACTGCCAATAAAAGAGGCAAAAACAAAAGTAAAAAGATAAACTTTGAGTGTGGTGCTGTTAAGGTTAAATATAGAATAAAGCAGAGGGAATTTGAGCTATGGCTTGTTGCTACAAAACGCAAATCAGGAGGGAAATGTTGGTTATTAACCAACTCACCTAAGCATACAATAACAGAAGTTATTAGTGAAGCTTTTCAAGCATATGGCTTTCGTTGGAAAATAGAAGAATACCATAGACATATCAAATCAAGCTATGATTTAGAGAATATACAAATAAAGAAGTTTGATGGACTGCAATGCATGTTGGCAATTTTAACCATTGCAATGGGAATCCTTTATAACACATTAGAGTCCATGCATCTAAGGTTGTTGCTAGATAGCAAAATTAAGATACTTGATAAAAACAAGGTATCTGAACTCAGAAATTTTATCTATTATAAGATAAGTACGATAATTAAAATTTTATTGGCAAATGTTTACACAAAACATATAATACAGAGTAAACAGACACAAGTAGACGTAGGACAAATGAGACTCAATCTAGATTTCTGA
- a CDS encoding universal stress protein — MNDGNSLVAVARYTYLHRAYLAKGWLDSMGIANSIIHQGLDYSIHTNVPNGIELLVYEKDLDKAKEVLEKMGSVYEKKQEDEVTPDYQINKILVPIDFSKNSYNAAKYALHVANKKHAEITFFHTYFNPIISPLTYENTYSFSSSVNEALADIETNATNNMNQFLEKLKPYIAENNLNHLQIHTDLIGGIAEETIIDYVEEVNYDLIIIGNKGRSNSDYWFGSVTSHIISKAKVPVIAIPEDSSFISEEKTVVYITNFEQSDFIALHKLINIFSPNKKRLNIKVLHINDSENPETFNVTETQKFEEKIDAEFGEFVKIRFYTKGHEDITTVLDRFIKEENCDLIAMTMHRRNIITSLFNPSKTKKVLFHTTKPLVVFHT, encoded by the coding sequence ATGAACGATGGTAATTCATTGGTAGCAGTTGCGAGATACACCTACCTACACAGAGCTTATTTGGCTAAAGGATGGCTAGATTCAATGGGAATAGCCAACAGTATCATCCATCAAGGATTGGACTATTCCATTCACACAAATGTTCCCAACGGAATAGAATTATTGGTTTATGAAAAAGATTTGGATAAAGCCAAAGAGGTCTTAGAGAAGATGGGAAGTGTTTATGAAAAGAAACAGGAGGATGAGGTCACACCAGATTATCAAATAAATAAAATATTGGTACCTATTGACTTCTCAAAAAACTCTTATAATGCGGCCAAATATGCACTCCATGTGGCAAACAAAAAACATGCAGAGATCACTTTCTTTCACACCTATTTCAATCCTATTATTAGTCCATTAACCTATGAAAACACCTATTCATTTTCCAGTTCGGTTAATGAAGCTTTGGCTGACATTGAAACCAATGCCACCAATAATATGAACCAATTTTTGGAGAAATTAAAGCCTTATATCGCTGAAAATAACTTGAATCATCTTCAGATACATACAGACCTTATTGGAGGTATTGCAGAAGAGACCATTATCGATTATGTAGAAGAGGTGAATTATGACTTAATTATAATAGGTAATAAAGGCCGAAGCAATAGTGATTATTGGTTTGGAAGTGTCACTTCTCATATTATTTCAAAGGCAAAAGTTCCTGTGATTGCGATACCTGAAGACTCTTCCTTTATCTCTGAGGAGAAAACAGTTGTGTATATTACTAATTTTGAACAGTCCGATTTTATTGCACTGCATAAGTTAATCAACATCTTTTCACCAAACAAGAAGAGATTGAATATAAAAGTGTTACACATAAACGACTCAGAGAATCCAGAAACTTTTAATGTTACAGAAACACAAAAATTTGAAGAGAAGATAGATGCTGAGTTTGGAGAGTTTGTTAAGATCCGATTCTATACAAAAGGTCATGAAGATATCACAACAGTACTTGATCGCTTTATTAAAGAAGAGAACTGTGATCTAATTGCCATGACGATGCATCGTAGAAATATCATCACCTCTCTTTTCAATCCAAGCAAAACGAAGAAAGTACTATTTCATACAACCAAACCATTGGTTGTGTTCCATACTTAG
- a CDS encoding prephenate dehydratase: protein MKRVSIQGIKGSFHEDATLKYFEDKEVEIIECSTFKEAVELVDNDKVDLCVMAIENSIAGSLLGNYSLMRQYHLRIIGEVYLHIEMNLLMNKGSICSDIKEIHSHPIALKQCIEFIQKDFPDAVLLEKSDTAGAAKALRDSKRKDVATIGNVRTSELYDLNIMEKGIETNKRNYTRFLILTKKSNGIVSSNKTSICFECGHYHGSLANVLMIFSEYEINLTKIQSIPILGRPEEYSFHVDLEYDNREKYEKAIHKVLKNVSSLSILGEYKKGAMPR, encoded by the coding sequence ATGAAGAGAGTTTCTATACAAGGGATAAAAGGATCGTTTCATGAAGATGCGACATTAAAATATTTTGAAGACAAAGAGGTTGAGATCATCGAATGCTCCACATTCAAAGAGGCCGTAGAGTTGGTTGACAATGATAAAGTGGATCTATGCGTGATGGCTATAGAGAACTCCATTGCTGGAAGTCTATTAGGAAACTACTCCCTGATGCGCCAATATCATCTAAGAATTATAGGAGAAGTCTATTTACATATTGAGATGAATCTTTTAATGAATAAAGGTTCGATATGTTCAGATATTAAAGAGATTCACTCTCATCCTATAGCACTGAAACAGTGTATAGAATTTATTCAAAAAGACTTTCCAGATGCAGTACTTTTAGAAAAAAGTGATACTGCAGGAGCAGCCAAAGCACTAAGAGATAGCAAAAGAAAAGATGTTGCAACCATTGGTAATGTTCGCACATCGGAACTTTATGATCTAAATATCATGGAAAAAGGGATAGAGACCAATAAACGTAATTACACTCGATTCTTGATCTTAACGAAGAAATCTAATGGAATTGTATCAAGTAACAAAACATCGATCTGCTTTGAATGTGGACACTACCATGGTTCGTTAGCCAATGTTTTAATGATTTTCAGTGAATATGAAATTAATCTTACAAAGATTCAGTCGATCCCAATATTAGGACGACCTGAAGAGTATTCTTTTCATGTAGATTTAGAATATGACAATAGAGAAAAATACGAGAAGGCCATACATAAAGTTCTTAAGAACGTTAGTAGCCTCTCTATTTTAGGAGAATATAAGAAAGGAGCAATGCCTAGATAG